From a single Myxocyprinus asiaticus isolate MX2 ecotype Aquarium Trade chromosome 47, UBuf_Myxa_2, whole genome shotgun sequence genomic region:
- the LOC127436538 gene encoding transmembrane protein 229A-like has translation MRRRDSERDRNRARAGSMSALPQWMRMYFYGMHGVTLDILLSSVRRFLDDNDFRLLGFSSPFLCIIHSITHLVLEKIYLQKKCFQGRPAVFHLVFYPSLYICLQILIGNVVSVTQLAVHYILALYFSNVFHKGFLRLQCHNNRVLGRSSYPNGLPDVVRFVFFGMHGFLDEVVFTSVFNLFEKADGTLTGHTSLWSFFMYGSCSFVVEKLYLHLHFRRGWGTWQRLPIYICFIYTWEFIWGFVLRQFDACSWDYSHYPLNFMGLVTLLYLPGWVCLSLYQDVLSKILLRVVCNSRDEEKMPGLGAKRKA, from the coding sequence ATGAGACGacgagacagtgagagagaccgCAACAGAGCTCGAGCGGGCTCcatgagcgcgttaccgcagtgGATGCGCATGTATTTCTACGGGATGCACGGCGTCACCCTGGACATCCTCTTGTCCTCTGTGCGCAGGTTTCTGGATGACAACGACTTTAGATTATTGGGCTTCTCCTCACCGTTTTTGTGCATCATCCACTCCATCACGCATCTGGTTTTGGAGAAGATCTACCTGCAGAAGAAATGCTTCCAAGGACGTCCCGCCGTGTTCCATCTCGTCTTCTATCCATCCCTGTACATCTGCTTGCAGATTTTAATCGGGAATGTGGTGTCTGTTACGCAGCTTGCCGTGCATTACATCCTTGCGTTATACTTCAGCAATGTCTTTCATAAAGGCTTCCTGCGTCTGCAGTGTCACAATAACCGGGTGTTGGGGAGATCATCGTACCCGAACGGGTTACCGGACGTCGTGCGCTTTGTGTTCTTCGGGATGCACGGCTTTCTGGATGAGGTGGTGTTCACATCGGTGTTCAACCTGTTCGAGAAAGCAGACGGGACCTTGACGGGTCACACATCCCTGTGGTCCTTCTTCATGTATGGAAGCTGCAGCTTCGTGGTGGAGAAGCTCTACCTCCATTTGCACTTCAGAAGAGGATGGGGCACCTGGCAGAGGTTGCCCATCTACATCTGCTTCATTTACACATGGGAGTTCATCTGGGGCTTTGTGCTCAGACAGTTTGACGCGTGCTCGTGGGACTACTCCCATTATCCTCTCAATTTCATGGGCCTGGTCACACTGCTGTATCTGCCAGGATGGGTTTGTCTGAGTCTGTATCAGGACGTCTTGTCCAAAATTCTGTTGAGGGTTGTCTGTAATAGTAGGGATGAGGAGAAGATGCCAGGCCTTGGTGCCAAAAGGAAAGCCTGA